A single Sciurus carolinensis chromosome 15, mSciCar1.2, whole genome shotgun sequence DNA region contains:
- the Skor2 gene encoding SKI family transcriptional corepressor 2, translating to MASSPLPGPNDILLASPSSAFQPDALSQPRPGHANLKPNQVGQVILYGIPIVSLVIDGQERLCLAQISNTLLKNFSYNEIHNRRVALGITCVQCTPVQLEILRRAGAMPISSRRCGMITKREAERLCKSFLGENRPPKLPDNFAFDVSHECAWGCRGSFIPARYNSSRAKCIKCSYCNMYFSPNKFIFHSHRTPDAKYTQPDAANFNSWRRHLKLTDKSPQDELVFAWEDVKAMFNGGSRKRALPQPGAHPACHPLSSVKAAAVAAAAAVAGGGGLLGPHLLGAPPPPPPPPPLAELAGAPHAHHKRPRFDDDDDSLQEAAVVAAASLSAAAASLSVAAASGGAGAGGSGAGGGCVTGVGVGAGAGAGGAAGAKGPRSYPVIPVPSKGSFGGVLQKFPGCGGLFPHPYTFPAAAAAFGLCHKKEDSGAAAEALGAAGAGSAGAAPKAGLSGLFWPAGRKDAFYPPFCMFWPPRTPGGLPVPTYLQPPPQPPSALGCALGDSPALLRQAFLDLSEPGGAGASAEAAPPPGQPPPVVANGPGSGPPPPAGGASTRDTLFESPPGGSGGDCSAGSTPPADPSATSAAGAVSAGAGPAGARVPAPHHPHLLEGRKAGGGSYHHSSAFRPVGGKDDAESLAKLHGASAGGPHSAQAHHHHHHHHPHHHHHHHPAQPPSPLLLLPPQPDEPGSERHHPAPPPPPPPPPPLAPQSHHRGLLSPGGTSCSYPSEDSSEDEDDEEEEQEVDVEGHKPLEGEEEEEEGRDPEDDEEEDEENGVLLGDPLVSGGRFLQGRGLPEKGNSRDRAPAAAGAFPLALNSSRLLQEDGKLGDPGSSDLPPPPPPPLAPQKASGGSSSPGSPVHHPSLEEQPSYKDNQKTKENNQAIISTKDDNNFSDKNKEHSFFITDSDASGGDFWRERSGEHTQETSSPHSLKKDVENMGKEELQKVLFEQIDLRRRLEQEFQVLKGNTSFPVFNNFQDQMKRELAYREEMVQQLQIIPYAASLIRKEKLGAHLSKS from the exons ATGGCTTCCAGCCCACTGCCGGGGCCCAACGACATCTTGCTGGCGTCGCCCTCCAGCGCCTTCCAGCCCGACGCACTGAGCCAGCCGCGGCCAGGCCACGCCAACCTCAAACCCAACCAGGTGGGCCAGGTGATCCTCTACGGCATTCCCATCGTGTCGTTGGTGATCGATGGGCAGGAGCGCCTGTGCCTGGCGCAGATCTCCAACACTCTACTCAAAAACTTCAGCTACAACGAGATCCACAACCGCCGCGTGGCGCTGGGCATCACGTGCGTACAGTGCACGCCAGTGCAGCTGGAGATCCTGCGGCGCGCAGGGGCCATGCCTATCTCATCGCGCCGCTGCGGCATGATCACCAAACGCGAGGCCGAACGTCTATGCAAGTCATTTCTGGGCGAAAACAGGCCTCCCAAGCTGCCCGACAACTTTGCCTTCGACGTGTCGCACGAGTGCGCTTGGGGTTGCAGAGGCAGCTTCATCCCTGCGCGCTACAATAGCTCGCGCGCCAAGTGCATCAAATGCAGCTACTGTAACATGTACTTCTCACCCAACAAGTTTATTTTCCACTCCCACCGCACGCCGGACGCTAAGTACACGCAGCCAGACGCAGCCAACTTCAATTCGTGGCGCCGTCATCTAAAGCTCACCGACAAGAGTCCCCAAGACGAGCTAGTCTTTGCCTGGGAGGATGTGAAGGCCATGTTCAATGGTGGTAGCCGCAAGCGTGCGCTGCCTCAACCCGGCGCTCACCCTGCCTGCCACCCACTCAGCTCGGTCAAGGCGGCCGCTGTGGCAGCCGCGGCTGCAGTGGCCGGAGGCGGTGGTTTGCTGGGCCCGCACCTACTGGGCGCTCCACCGCctccaccaccgccaccaccactGGCGGAACTGGCAGGCGCTCCTCATGCCCATCACAAGAGGCCGCGCTTCGACGACGACGACGATTCCCTGCAAGAGGCAGCCGTCGTGGCCGCAGCCAGCCTTTCGGCCGCGGCCGCCAGTCTCTCGGTGGCCGCGGCCTCGGGCGGCGCCGGGGCGGGCGGGAGTGGCGCCGGGGGTGGTTGTGTGACCGGCGTTGGCGTTGGCGCCGGCGCGGGGGCAGGCGGGGCAGCAGGCGCCAAAGGCCCACGGAGCTACCCGGTCATCCCGGTGCCCAGTAAGGGCTCATTTGGGGGTGTGCTTCAGAAGTTCCCGGGCTGCGGGGGGCTTTTCCCTCATCCTTACACCTTTCCGGCCGCAGCCGCCGCCTTTGGCTTGTGCCACAAGAAGGAGGACTCGGGTGCAGCGGCTGAGGCCTTGGGGGCAGCGGGCGCAGGGAGCGCAGGTGCAGCGCCCAAGGCCGGTTTGTCAGGTCTCTTCTGGCCCGCGGGCCGCAAGGACGCTTTCTACCCGCCCTTTTGCATGTTCTGGCCACCGCGGACCCCCGGCGGGCTTCCAGTGCCCACCTATCTACAACCCCCGCCTCAACCTCCCTCTGCGCTCGGCTGCGCGCTTGGTGACAGCCCAGCCCTGCTGCGCCAGGCCTTCCTGGATCTGTCTGAGCCCGGCGGCGCGGGTGCGAGCGCGGAGGCTGCGCCCCCACCGGGTCAGCCTCCTCCGGTGGTAGCCAATGGCCCGGGCTCCGGCCCACCGCCTCCTGCTGGGGGCGCCAGCACTCGAGACACGCTCTTCGAGTCGCCCCCGGGCGGCAGCGGGGGGGACTGCAGCGCGGGTTCCACGCCGCCCGCAGACCCCAGCGCAACATCCGCAGCTGGGGCAGTGTCAGCCGGCGCGGGTCCAGCAGGCGCCCGGGTGCCCGCGCCGCACCATCCGCACCTCCTGGAGGGGCGCAAGGCTGGCGGTGGCAGTTACCACCATTCGAGCGCCTTCCGGCCCGTGGGCGGCAAGGACGACGCAGAGAGTCTGGCCAAGCTGCATGGGGCGTCGGCGGGTGGGCCACACTCTGCCCAAGcgcaccaccaccatcaccatcaccacccacaccatcaccaccaccatcatcccGCACAGCCACCCtcgccgctgctgctgctgcctccgCAGCCCGACGAACCAGGTTCTGAGCGCCATCACCCCGCCCCGCCGCCGCCTCCACCCCCACCGCCCCCGCTGGCTCCGCAGTCGCACCACCGAGGCCTTCTGTCCCCCGGGGGAACCAGCTGCAGCTACCCTAGCGAGGACAGCTCCGAGGATGAAGACGACgaggaagaagagcaggaggTGGATGTGGAGGGCCACAAGCCCCTGGAGggcgaggaagaggaggaggaaggtcgAGACCCTGAGGACGATGAGGAAGAAGACGAGGAGAATGGGGTTCTATTAGGAGACCCCTTAGTCAGCGGTGGTCGGTTCCTCCAGGGCCGGGGGCTACCGGAGAAGGGAAACAGCCGCGACAGAGCGCCGGCCGCCGCTGGCGCTTTCCCGCTCGCCCTGAATTCCTCCAGGTTGCTACAGGAAGATGGCAAACTGGGTGACCCTGGCAGCTCGGACCTGCCCCCTCCCCCGCCTCCGCCTCTGGCCCCCCAGAAAGCGAGCGGTGGTAGCAGCAGCCCAGGCAGCCCGGTCCACCATCCATCACTGGAGGAGCAGCCCTCCTACAAAGAT AATCAGAAAACTAAGGAAAATAACCAAGCTATTATATCTACAAAGGATGACAACAACTTTtcag ATAAGAATAAGGAGCATAGCTTTTTCATCACAGATTCCGATGCatctggaggagatttttggagAGAAAGATCAG